One Mesoplodon densirostris isolate mMesDen1 chromosome X, mMesDen1 primary haplotype, whole genome shotgun sequence genomic region harbors:
- the SOX3 gene encoding transcription factor SOX-3 isoform X1 produces the protein MRPARDNASGASSLQVPADLARSTSASLPFLPDPLAHRPPSAPPTESPGLFTVAAPAPGAPSPPATLAHLLPAPAMYSLLETELKNPVGPPTPAAGAGGPAAPGGAGKSTANAGGGANAGGGSGGGASGGGGGGGGGSDQDRVKRPMNAFMVWSRGQRRKMALENPKMHNSEISKRLGADWKLLTDAEKRPFIDEAKRLRAVHMKEYPDYKYRPRRKTKTLLKKDKYSLPGGLLPPGAAAAAAAAAAAAAASSPVGVGQRLDTYTHVNGWTNGAYSLVQEQLGYAQPATMSSPPPPPALPQMHRYDMAGLQYSPMMPPGAQSYMNAAAAAAAASGYGGMAPSAAAAAAAYGQQPATAAAAAAAAAMSLGPMGTVVKTEPSSPPPAIASHSQRACLGDLRDMISMYLPPGGDAADAASPLPGGRLHSVHQHYQGAGTAVNGTVPLTHI, from the coding sequence ATGCGACCAGCCCGAGACAACGCATCAGGTGCGAGTAGCCTGCAGGTTCCCGCTGATTTGGCGCGGAGCACTTCGGCAAGCCTGCCCTTCCTGCCCGACCCGCTGGCCCACCGGCCCCCAAGCGCCCCTCCGACGGAGTCCCCAGGCCTTTTCACCGTGGCCGCTCCAGCCCCGGGAGCGCCTTCTCCTCCCGCCACCCTGGCGCACCTTCTTCCCGCCCCAGCCATGTACAGCCTGCTGGAGACTGAACTCAAGAACCCCGTGGGGCCACCCACCCCAGCTGCCGGCGCGGGCGGCCCCGCAGCCCCGGGCGGCGCAGGCAAGAGTACCGCGAACGCAGGCGGCGGCGCGAACGcaggcggcggcagcggcggtggcgcgagcggcggcggcggcggcggcggcggtggcagtGACCAGGACCGGGTGAAGCGGCCCATGAACGCCTTCATGGTGTGGTCCCGCGGGCAGCGGCGCAAGATGGCTCTGGAGAACCCCAAGATGCACAACTCTGAGATCAGCAAGCGCTTGGGCGCCGACTGGAAACTGCTGACCGACGCCGAGAAGCGGCCGTTCATCGACGAGGCCAAGCGGCTGCGCGCCGTGCACATGAAAGAATACCCGGACTACAAGTACCGGCCGCGCCGCAAGACCAAGACGCTGCTCAAGAAGGACAAGTACTCCCTGCCCGGCGGCCTGCTGCCCCCCGGAGCCgcggccgcggccgccgccgctgccgccgccgccgccgctagCAGCCCGGTGGGCGTGGGCCAGCGCCTGGACACGTACACGCACGTGAACGGCTGGACCAACGGCGCGTACTCGCTGGTGCAGGAGCAGCTGGGCTACGCGCAGCCCGCGACCATGAgcagcccgccgccgccgcccgcgctgCCGCAGATGCACCGCTACGACATGGCCGGCCTGCAGTACAGCCCCATGATGCCGCCCGGCGCCCAGAGCTACATGaacgccgccgccgcggccgccgccgcctcggGATACGGGGGCATGGCGCCCtccgccgccgcggccgccgccgcctaCGGGCAGCAGCcagccaccgccgccgccgccgcggccgccgccgccatgAGCCTGGGCCCCATGGGCACGGTGGTGAAGACCGAGCCCAGCTCGCCGCCGCCCGCCATCGCGTCGCACTCGCAGCGCGCGTGCCTCGGCGACCTGCGCGACATGATCAGCATGTACCTGCCGCCCGGCGGGGACGCGGCTGACGCCGCCTCGCCGCTGCCAGGCGGCCGCCTGCACAGCGTGCACCAGCACTACCAGGGCGCCGGGACTGCCGTCAACGGAACGGTGCCGCTGACCCACATCTGA
- the SOX3 gene encoding transcription factor SOX-3 isoform X2 produces the protein MYSLLETELKNPVGPPTPAAGAGGGSGGGASGGGGGGGGGSDQDRVKRPMNAFMVWSRGQRRKMALENPKMHNSEISKRLGADWKLLTDAEKRPFIDEAKRLRAVHMKEYPDYKYRPRRKTKTLLKKDKYSLPGGLLPPGAAAAAAAAAAAAAASSPVGVGQRLDTYTHVNGWTNGAYSLVQEQLGYAQPATMSSPPPPPALPQMHRYDMAGLQYSPMMPPGAQSYMNAAAAAAAASGYGGMALGPMGTVVKTEPSSPPPAIASHSQRACLGDLRDMISMYLPPGGDAADAASPLPGGRLHSVHQHYQGAGTAVNGTVPLTHI, from the exons ATGTACAGCCTGCTGGAGACTGAACTCAAGAACCCCGTGGGGCCACCCACCCCAGCTGCCGGCGCGG gcggcggcagcggcggtggcgcgagcggcggcggcggcggcggcggcggtggcagtGACCAGGACCGGGTGAAGCGGCCCATGAACGCCTTCATGGTGTGGTCCCGCGGGCAGCGGCGCAAGATGGCTCTGGAGAACCCCAAGATGCACAACTCTGAGATCAGCAAGCGCTTGGGCGCCGACTGGAAACTGCTGACCGACGCCGAGAAGCGGCCGTTCATCGACGAGGCCAAGCGGCTGCGCGCCGTGCACATGAAAGAATACCCGGACTACAAGTACCGGCCGCGCCGCAAGACCAAGACGCTGCTCAAGAAGGACAAGTACTCCCTGCCCGGCGGCCTGCTGCCCCCCGGAGCCgcggccgcggccgccgccgctgccgccgccgccgccgctagCAGCCCGGTGGGCGTGGGCCAGCGCCTGGACACGTACACGCACGTGAACGGCTGGACCAACGGCGCGTACTCGCTGGTGCAGGAGCAGCTGGGCTACGCGCAGCCCGCGACCATGAgcagcccgccgccgccgcccgcgctgCCGCAGATGCACCGCTACGACATGGCCGGCCTGCAGTACAGCCCCATGATGCCGCCCGGCGCCCAGAGCTACATGaacgccgccgccgcggccgccgccgcctcggGATACGGGGGCATGGC CCTGGGCCCCATGGGCACGGTGGTGAAGACCGAGCCCAGCTCGCCGCCGCCCGCCATCGCGTCGCACTCGCAGCGCGCGTGCCTCGGCGACCTGCGCGACATGATCAGCATGTACCTGCCGCCCGGCGGGGACGCGGCTGACGCCGCCTCGCCGCTGCCAGGCGGCCGCCTGCACAGCGTGCACCAGCACTACCAGGGCGCCGGGACTGCCGTCAACGGAACGGTGCCGCTGACCCACATCTGA